The genomic region TCCCGATTGTGGCAGTGACTCTATCCGCTATTTCGGTACAGGAACACAAAAAGTGGAGGAGTCGCTACAGCAGACATTCCCTGAAGCCGGAATTATTCGAATGGATGTGGATACTACACGGAGGAAGGGCTCCCATGAAAAACTATTAAATCAGTTCAGGGAGAAAAAAGCGGATATTTTATTGGGGACGCAAATGATCGCAAAAGGACTTGATTTTAGTAATGTTACATTAGTAGGCGTGCTTGCTGCTGATTCCATGTTACATATTCCGGACTTTCGCTCAGCTGAAAAAACCTTTCAATTATTAACACAGGTTAGTGGCAGAGCCGGCCGTCATGAATTACCTGGCGAGGTGGTCGTTCAATCTTACACGCCGGATCACTACAGTATTGAAATGGCCAGTCAGTATCAATTTGAGCCCTTTTTTCAATATGAAATGAAAATGAGAAAAAGATTTAACTATCCACCCTATTATTTCCTGGCTTTAGTAACGGTTTCCCATCCCAATCATGCCTATGCCGTTCAGGTTACCCAGAAAATTGTAAAAGCCTTACACCAGATGTGCATGAATCGTACACAGATTATGGGACCCACACCATCGCCGATTACAAGGATTAAAAATAGATATCGCTATCAATGCATGATAAAATACAAAAATGAACCAGGTCTGTATGAGAATATGAAGAAAATCATTCAGCAATATGAAAAAGAAATTCAGACAAAGAATTTACAAATATCTGTTGACTTTCAACCAACGCAAATGATGTAAAAGGAGTGACCACCAAATGACAAAACGAATCGTATTTATGGGGACCCCGGACTTTGCCGTTCCTGTCCTGCAATCGATTATCCAAGAAGGCTATGAAGTGGCGGCAGTCGTTACCCAGCCAGATCGGCCCAAGGGGAGAAAGCGTGTATTAACCCCGCCACCGGTAAAGGCCGAAGCTGAGAAGCATCATATTCCTGTCATCCAGCCGGAGAAAATCAAACATGAATATGACAAGGTGCTTGATTACCGCCCTGACCTTATTGTCACAGCTGCCTTTGGTCAGATTCTGCCTAAGGAATTACTTGATGAGCCCGAGTACGGATGTATTAATGTACACGCTTCTTTACTTCCGGAATTAAGAGGTGGTGCGCCTATTCATTATGCAATTTTAGAGGGCAAACAAGAAACTGGCGTCACCATTATGTATATGGTAGAGGCCCTGGATGCAGGTGATATGTTAGCGAAAGTCAGAGTACCTATTGATGAAAAAGATCATGTCGGGTTGCTGCATGACAAGCTGGCTGATGCCGGTGCCAGGCTCTTAATTGAAACTTTGCCTGAAATCTTTAATCGATCCATTGAACCTGAAAAACAGAATCATGAACAGGCCACATTTGCTTATAATATTAAACGGGAACAGGAAAGAATAATATGGAATCAGTCACAGGAAGAAGTCTATAACCATATTCGCGGTCTCCACCCCTGGCCAGTGGCATCGACTTCGCTTAACGGAAAAAATTTAAAAATCTGGTGGGGGGATAAGGTTGAAGCCACTTTTCACGAAACTCCCGGTACGATAAGTGAAGTGGATGATGACGGATTTACAGTCGTATGCGGAGATCAAAAAGGAATTCGCATTACAGACCTTCAGCCTGCAGGAAAAAAACGGATGAATGCGGAGTCCTTTTTACGTGGTGCAGGAAGTGATCTTACAAAAGGAGACAGGTTAGGAGAGTAACATGGCACAAAAAACAGTACGTGAAGCAGCTTTAAATATATTAGTACGCGTTGGACAAGGTGGCGGCTACAGTCACTTACTCATTCAGCAGGAAATAAAAAAGGATGATCTGAATCAGAAAGATGTTTCTCTGCTTACTGAGCTGGTCTACGGAACGCTGCAGCGAAGAGACACCCTTGCTTTTTTTCTTAAACCATTCGTTCGAAAGCGTGTAAAACCCTGGGTAAGATGGCTTTTGTATTTGGCCATTTACCAGATGCATTATCTGGAACGGGTTCCCGATCATGCGATTATTTATGAAGCTGTGGAGCTGGCGAAGAAAAAAGGCGGTAAAAGTTTAAGTTCATTTGTCAATGGTGTCCTGCGAAATGTTCAACGAAAGGGAGTCCCTTCCTTTGAATCCATTGAGGACCCGGTAAAACGTCTGGCTGTCGAAACGAGTCATCCCGAATGGCTGGTGAAACGGTTTGTCAAGTGGTATGGATTTGATATTGCACGGTCCATGTGTCTCAGAAACTTACATGATAAGGATGTTTCCGTTCGTGTACAATCCACAAAAATGAGTCGTGAGGATGCAATAAAACGTCTTGAAGAGGATGGCTTTGAGGTGAAACGCTCCCGCTTATCGTCACAGGGAATCATTGTAAAAAGCGGAAACATTTTTCGTCATCCATTATTTAAAGAACATTTCACCGTTCAGGATGAGAGCTCAATGTTAGTGGGTGAAATGATGGATGTGGAGCCCGGGATGTTTGTACTTGATGCTTGCAGTGCTCCAGGCGGGAAAACAACCCACATTGCGGAAAAGATGAAAGATAATGGCGAAATTCATGCCTATGATCTCCACGCAAAAAAAGCGAAACTAGTAGAAGAAAAAGCCGAGGATCTTGGACTGAGTATTATAACTGCCAAAGCTGCCGACAGCCGTACACTGCCTGATATTTATGAAAAAGAAACTTTTGACCGTATTCTATTGGACGCACCCTGTTCAGGATTGGGCGTTTTACGTGGTAAACCTGATATTAAGTATCAGAAATCAGCAGAGGATGTTACCAATTTAGCTGGAATACAGACCGATTTACTTGAGGCCGTTGCACCGCTTTTAAGGACCGGTGGAAAGCTTGTTTACAGCACATGCACTGTTGATAAGGAAGAAAATGAGCATGTTATTCAGCAATTTTTGAACAACCATCCTGAATACAAAATCGATCCATCTTTTCAGGAATCCCTGCCAGTTGTTTGCAGAGAATTAAACGGTTTGTCACAATGGGGACTCCAGCTTTTTCCCCAGGATTTAGATACAGATGGATTTTTCTTAACAAGATTCATCAAAAAATCATAAATATGGTATTCTATAATAGATGGATATTGAGGAGAGTTTAGGTTTTAGATTTTTTGTAAGCTTATCCTGAACAGCGAAATCATGATAGTGCCAGGAGCTTATCATTTAACTGGATAAGCATGTAAGAAAAGA from Virgibacillus sp. MSP4-1 harbors:
- the fmt gene encoding methionyl-tRNA formyltransferase encodes the protein MTKRIVFMGTPDFAVPVLQSIIQEGYEVAAVVTQPDRPKGRKRVLTPPPVKAEAEKHHIPVIQPEKIKHEYDKVLDYRPDLIVTAAFGQILPKELLDEPEYGCINVHASLLPELRGGAPIHYAILEGKQETGVTIMYMVEALDAGDMLAKVRVPIDEKDHVGLLHDKLADAGARLLIETLPEIFNRSIEPEKQNHEQATFAYNIKREQERIIWNQSQEEVYNHIRGLHPWPVASTSLNGKNLKIWWGDKVEATFHETPGTISEVDDDGFTVVCGDQKGIRITDLQPAGKKRMNAESFLRGAGSDLTKGDRLGE
- the rsmB gene encoding 16S rRNA (cytosine(967)-C(5))-methyltransferase RsmB, translating into MAQKTVREAALNILVRVGQGGGYSHLLIQQEIKKDDLNQKDVSLLTELVYGTLQRRDTLAFFLKPFVRKRVKPWVRWLLYLAIYQMHYLERVPDHAIIYEAVELAKKKGGKSLSSFVNGVLRNVQRKGVPSFESIEDPVKRLAVETSHPEWLVKRFVKWYGFDIARSMCLRNLHDKDVSVRVQSTKMSREDAIKRLEEDGFEVKRSRLSSQGIIVKSGNIFRHPLFKEHFTVQDESSMLVGEMMDVEPGMFVLDACSAPGGKTTHIAEKMKDNGEIHAYDLHAKKAKLVEEKAEDLGLSIITAKAADSRTLPDIYEKETFDRILLDAPCSGLGVLRGKPDIKYQKSAEDVTNLAGIQTDLLEAVAPLLRTGGKLVYSTCTVDKEENEHVIQQFLNNHPEYKIDPSFQESLPVVCRELNGLSQWGLQLFPQDLDTDGFFLTRFIKKS